In Wolinella succinogenes DSM 1740, a single genomic region encodes these proteins:
- a CDS encoding EAL domain-containing protein, whose protein sequence is MHKEELEQEFFKSFTVLFVEDEEDVREAFVNFLKRRFKEVYLAKDGKEGFEAFQKYAPDVIITDIIMPELNGLAMSAMIKQIEPDAPIIVVTAHDDVNLLVEAIGIGIDGYVMKPINDKLLVQTIKKALFGLRYQRAKKDIQEKDTMISVVADNSPAGICLFGDNGIIYANKALETITGYSKSELIGGSLLDIIQSDSKRLSERINLSLDSACNLEKYSEIRIKTKTGKIRYIDLIANSVEFKEGYVCIANMIDVTDKKWFKEELEHSRAKLEELNRELKYNMQVIQQKNRLLEDQLYTDKLTSLPNRRKLLEDLKHAPSPFLILLNIDSFKEVNDFYGTEIGDFVLKEIAKRLGLFVHQGRFRLYKLQADEYALLDMECSRDEDLEGVGQKVHDDVDSHLIFLKEQEIHIQISAGMAFGENETVMTRADIALKLAKKHNKPFLIYNDTMMVMKEYEENFRWIRMLKNALDDNRIICYFQPVFNNKTKEVYKYECLARLLGEDGKVYSPFFFIEISKKARLYHRITQAIVSDACRVFKEVNCKFSINLSIDDILDHHTINFIIEELERHGVAHKAIFEILESEGIDNYEEVDAFIQRVRKLGCQIAIDDFGSGYSNFAHILRLNVDIIKIDASIIQNSDTDKNSQIIAKTIVEFSRKLGIKTVAEFVHSKEILETVKSFGVDYSQGYFIGEPSRELLS, encoded by the coding sequence ATGCACAAAGAAGAGTTAGAGCAGGAGTTTTTCAAGTCCTTCACCGTCCTTTTCGTCGAAGACGAGGAGGATGTCCGAGAGGCGTTTGTTAATTTTTTGAAACGCCGATTCAAAGAGGTCTATCTGGCCAAAGATGGAAAAGAGGGTTTTGAGGCTTTCCAAAAATATGCCCCTGATGTGATCATCACCGACATTATCATGCCTGAGCTCAATGGTCTAGCCATGAGCGCCATGATCAAACAGATCGAACCCGATGCTCCAATTATCGTGGTCACTGCGCATGATGATGTAAATCTCTTGGTTGAAGCGATTGGCATTGGAATTGATGGCTATGTGATGAAGCCTATCAATGATAAGCTTTTGGTTCAGACGATCAAAAAAGCGCTCTTTGGTCTGCGCTACCAACGAGCCAAGAAAGATATTCAAGAAAAAGACACGATGATCTCTGTGGTGGCGGATAACTCTCCCGCGGGGATCTGTCTCTTTGGCGATAATGGAATCATCTATGCCAACAAAGCCCTAGAGACCATCACGGGCTACTCCAAGAGCGAGCTTATCGGCGGCTCACTCCTAGATATCATCCAGAGCGATTCCAAGCGCCTCTCGGAGCGAATCAACCTCTCTTTAGATAGTGCCTGCAATCTTGAAAAATATTCAGAGATTCGGATTAAAACCAAAACAGGCAAGATTCGCTACATTGACCTCATCGCCAATTCGGTGGAGTTTAAAGAGGGGTATGTCTGCATCGCCAACATGATCGATGTGACGGATAAGAAGTGGTTCAAAGAGGAGCTGGAGCACAGCCGAGCCAAGCTAGAGGAGCTCAATCGTGAGCTCAAATATAATATGCAGGTGATCCAGCAGAAGAATCGTCTCCTTGAAGATCAGCTCTACACTGATAAGCTCACCAGCCTTCCCAATCGGCGCAAGCTTCTTGAAGACCTCAAGCACGCCCCTTCTCCCTTTTTGATCCTGCTTAATATCGATTCCTTTAAAGAGGTGAATGACTTCTATGGGACGGAGATCGGCGACTTTGTCCTCAAAGAGATTGCCAAGCGCTTAGGACTTTTTGTTCATCAGGGGCGCTTCAGGCTCTACAAGCTTCAAGCCGACGAGTATGCGCTTTTGGATATGGAGTGCTCTAGGGATGAAGATCTAGAAGGCGTGGGGCAGAAGGTGCATGATGATGTGGATAGTCACCTCATCTTTCTCAAAGAGCAGGAGATTCATATCCAAATCTCAGCAGGAATGGCCTTTGGCGAGAATGAGACGGTGATGACTCGTGCCGATATTGCGCTCAAGCTTGCCAAAAAGCACAACAAGCCCTTCCTTATCTATAATGACACCATGATGGTCATGAAAGAGTATGAGGAGAATTTCCGATGGATTCGGATGCTCAAAAATGCACTGGATGACAATCGAATCATCTGCTATTTCCAGCCCGTATTCAACAATAAAACCAAAGAGGTCTATAAATACGAGTGTCTCGCGAGGCTTCTTGGTGAGGATGGCAAGGTCTACTCTCCCTTCTTTTTTATCGAAATCTCCAAAAAAGCGCGACTCTATCATCGAATCACTCAAGCGATCGTCTCGGACGCCTGTAGGGTTTTTAAAGAGGTCAACTGTAAATTCTCCATCAACCTCTCTATTGATGACATTCTTGATCACCACACCATTAACTTCATCATCGAAGAGCTGGAACGACACGGGGTTGCACACAAGGCGATCTTTGAGATTCTAGAATCAGAGGGGATTGATAACTACGAAGAGGTGGATGCTTTTATTCAACGCGTTAGGAAGCTTGGCTGCCAAATCGCTATCGATGACTTTGGAAGTGGATACTCCAATTTTGCCCATATTTTGCGACTCAATGTGGACATCATCAAAATTGATGCCTCCATTATCCAAAACTCTGACACGGACAAAAACTCCCAAATCATTGCTAAAACCATTGTGGAGTTCTCAAGAAAATTGGGAATCAAGACCGTGGCAGAGTTCGTCCACAGCAAAGAGATTCTAGAGACGGTGAAGAGCTTTGGGGTGGACTACTCGCAGGGCTACTTTATTGGAGAGCCCTCAAGGGAGCTGCTCTCTTAA
- a CDS encoding ABC transporter ATP-binding protein has translation MLELKGVAKSFGAKKVLTDITLEAKEGKTTVIFGLSGSGKSTIIKLIVRLLEPDGGDILLHNESILSASPKRLYELRKEIGFLFQSGALFDSKNVYENVAFPLREHTRLSEREIRAKVLSRLEMVGLKPDEVALLYPDELSGGMKKRVGLARSIILDPKVILYDEPTSGLDPITSDLITQMIIHLQKELQTTSILISHDLKESFKAADYMAMLFEGRIIECSSKEQFAKSENPRVRQFLEGSSAGPINLN, from the coding sequence ATGCTAGAGCTCAAAGGGGTGGCAAAATCGTTTGGCGCTAAAAAGGTTCTAACCGACATCACCCTAGAGGCCAAAGAGGGGAAAACCACGGTGATTTTTGGCCTCTCTGGAAGCGGAAAATCAACCATCATCAAGCTCATTGTTCGACTCCTAGAGCCTGATGGCGGAGATATTCTCCTCCACAATGAGAGCATTCTATCTGCTTCACCCAAGCGCCTTTATGAGCTTCGCAAAGAGATTGGATTTCTCTTCCAAAGCGGGGCGCTTTTTGATAGCAAGAATGTCTATGAAAATGTCGCTTTCCCTCTTCGCGAGCACACACGTTTAAGCGAAAGAGAGATTCGCGCCAAAGTGCTCTCTCGCCTTGAGATGGTCGGCCTCAAGCCCGATGAGGTTGCTCTTTTGTATCCCGATGAGCTGAGTGGCGGGATGAAAAAGCGGGTGGGGCTGGCTCGAAGCATCATCCTTGACCCCAAGGTGATTCTCTACGATGAGCCCACCAGCGGCCTTGATCCCATCACCAGCGACCTCATCACCCAGATGATCATCCATCTTCAAAAAGAGCTCCAGACCACCTCTATTCTCATCAGTCACGACCTCAAAGAGAGCTTCAAAGCGGCCGACTACATGGCAATGCTTTTTGAGGGTAGAATCATCGAGTGCTCCAGCAAAGAGCAGTTCGCCAAAAGCGAAAATCCTAGAGTGAGGCAGTTCCTCGAAGGGAGTTCCGCTGGCCCCATTAATCTAAATTAA
- the prfB gene encoding peptide chain release factor 2, with product MDSYEYGELLKELSTKRDNIAKIIKPDSIENRLGEIEALEHSEGFWNDATKAGEVQKEKRKLERILKKYEEANQAINDAKELFEIATQDNDEETLGLLFEESGHLEKEIKSVEIEVMLSGEHDGSNAIITIHPGAGGTESQDWASILYRMYLRWAERRGFKVEVLDYQEGEEAGIKDASFIIKGENAYGYLKVENGIHRLVRISPFDANAKRHTSFTSVMVSPEVDDDIDIEIEEKDLRLDTYRASGAGGQHVNKTESAIRITHIPTGIVVQCQNDRSQHKNKATAFKMLKSRLYELELAKRSAEYDSMEKSEIGWGHQIRSYVLAPYQQVKDTRSNIAYSNIEAILDGDLDELLEGVLISQFDQPGE from the coding sequence TTGGATAGTTATGAATATGGGGAACTTCTCAAAGAGCTCTCAACCAAGCGCGACAACATCGCTAAAATCATCAAGCCCGATTCCATAGAGAATCGACTTGGAGAGATTGAAGCGCTGGAACACTCTGAGGGCTTTTGGAATGACGCCACCAAAGCTGGAGAGGTTCAAAAAGAGAAGCGCAAACTAGAGCGCATTTTGAAAAAATATGAAGAGGCTAATCAAGCGATCAATGACGCCAAAGAGCTCTTTGAGATTGCCACGCAAGACAACGACGAAGAGACCCTTGGACTCCTTTTTGAAGAATCGGGACACCTAGAGAAAGAGATCAAAAGTGTCGAGATTGAGGTGATGTTAAGCGGCGAACATGATGGCTCAAACGCCATTATCACCATTCACCCTGGAGCAGGCGGAACCGAATCGCAAGATTGGGCGAGCATTCTCTATCGAATGTATCTGCGCTGGGCAGAACGAAGAGGCTTCAAGGTGGAGGTGCTCGACTACCAAGAGGGTGAAGAGGCGGGAATCAAAGACGCCTCCTTCATCATCAAAGGGGAGAATGCCTATGGCTATCTCAAAGTGGAAAACGGAATCCATCGTCTTGTGAGGATCTCTCCCTTTGATGCCAACGCTAAGCGTCACACCTCCTTCACCTCCGTCATGGTGAGCCCTGAAGTGGATGATGATATCGATATAGAGATCGAAGAGAAAGATCTTCGTCTTGACACCTATCGTGCCAGCGGGGCGGGGGGGCAGCATGTCAACAAGACTGAGAGCGCGATACGAATCACTCACATCCCCACAGGTATCGTGGTGCAGTGCCAAAATGACCGAAGCCAACACAAAAACAAGGCCACCGCCTTCAAGATGCTCAAAAGCAGGCTCTATGAGCTAGAGCTCGCCAAAAGAAGTGCTGAATACGATTCGATGGAGAAGAGCGAGATTGGCTGGGGGCACCAGATACGAAGCTATGTTCTCGCCCCCTATCAGCAGGTCAAAGACACTCGTAGCAACATTGCCTACAGCAATATTGAAGCAATTCTTGATGGCGATTTGGATGAGCTACTTGAAGGGGTGCTCATCAGCCAATTTGATCAACCAGGGGAGTGA
- the panC gene encoding pantoate--beta-alanine ligase, with amino-acid sequence MQIVTSPSELRALRREWKGTVGFVPTMGALHKGHLTLIQKSKAQNEKSIVSIFVNPTQFGENEDFAHYPRKPEADANICQKAGVDILFMPKAEDIYFEGDEVLLKAPQKSGFVLEGAARPGHFDGVLRVVLKLLHLTSPTRAYFGQKDTQQLLLIQKMARELFLPYEIVPCPTERDSDGLALSSRNAYLSEAEKKEALKISASLKEATKHIMTGELQSSQIKERALKVLEGVEVEYFEIVDRNLMPLERIIKGETIILVTARVGKVRLLDNLWI; translated from the coding sequence ATGCAAATAGTGACCTCTCCCAGCGAGCTTCGGGCTCTAAGGAGGGAGTGGAAGGGGACGGTAGGATTTGTCCCAACCATGGGAGCGCTCCACAAGGGGCATCTCACTTTGATTCAAAAATCCAAAGCGCAAAACGAAAAAAGTATCGTCTCCATTTTTGTCAATCCGACCCAATTTGGGGAAAATGAAGATTTTGCTCACTACCCGCGAAAGCCCGAAGCGGATGCGAACATCTGCCAAAAAGCGGGTGTGGACATTCTTTTTATGCCTAAGGCTGAAGATATCTATTTTGAAGGAGATGAGGTGCTCCTCAAAGCGCCTCAAAAAAGTGGATTTGTTTTGGAGGGGGCGGCGAGGCCAGGGCATTTTGATGGAGTGCTTCGAGTGGTTCTCAAGCTTCTCCATCTCACCTCGCCCACGCGAGCCTATTTTGGGCAAAAAGATACACAGCAGCTCCTGCTCATTCAAAAGATGGCGCGCGAACTCTTTCTGCCCTATGAAATTGTGCCTTGTCCTACGGAGCGCGATAGCGATGGATTGGCGCTTAGCTCTAGAAATGCCTACTTATCTGAAGCTGAAAAAAAAGAGGCACTCAAGATTTCCGCTTCTTTAAAAGAGGCAACCAAGCATATCATGACGGGAGAGCTCCAATCCTCTCAAATCAAAGAGCGCGCATTGAAAGTGCTAGAGGGAGTTGAGGTGGAGTACTTTGAGATTGTGGATAGAAATCTTATGCCACTGGAGCGCATCATCAAGGGAGAGACCATTATCTTGGTGACGGCGAGAGTGGGTAAGGTGAGATTGCTCGACAATCTTTGGATTTGA
- a CDS encoding coproporphyrinogen III oxidase family protein has product MKKMELMEGEGFSSPSCLLPSLEGLEEIKPGMLATRIVNRAMRQASGKYLSLRPIDRDRLPAPREGKHYLLYAHVPFCSTLCTYCTFNRFLFEEEKARRYFRSLRQEMKMAYELGYRFDSMYVGGGTTSILVDELCATIDLARELFPLKEVSCESDPNNIDKETMAHLKGRVDRISVGVQSFDDDILKRVGRYEKFGGGEETLSKLQALMGALPVVNIDLIFNFPTQDEKMLRRDLEIIKRLSPTQVTAYPLMSSPSVKSLIKRSIGDISLDKEATLYRVILEELLGEYNQISSWAFSKKGDDIIDEYVVNHDEYVGIGSGSFSFLDGVLYTNTFSLKEYATRIESGKMGLSRARKYGRLSQMQYRLMVGLFGGGVHKESFSRQFKMPIEVGLFKELLFLRCAGAIREKEGVLYPTLKGKYLFLSMMKEFYIGMDTVREESRARLSSEDM; this is encoded by the coding sequence ATGAAGAAAATGGAATTAATGGAGGGAGAGGGTTTTAGTAGCCCCTCTTGTTTACTGCCTTCTTTGGAAGGCCTAGAGGAGATTAAGCCAGGAATGCTGGCGACTAGGATCGTCAATAGGGCGATGAGGCAGGCGAGTGGTAAATACCTCTCATTAAGGCCTATTGACAGAGATAGACTTCCCGCCCCTAGAGAGGGAAAGCACTATCTGCTCTATGCTCATGTGCCTTTTTGCTCCACGCTCTGCACCTATTGCACTTTCAATCGATTCTTGTTTGAGGAAGAGAAGGCTAGACGCTATTTTCGCTCTCTAAGGCAAGAGATGAAGATGGCGTATGAGCTTGGATATCGCTTTGATTCCATGTATGTGGGCGGCGGGACAACTTCGATTTTAGTGGATGAGCTCTGCGCGACGATTGATCTAGCCAGAGAGCTTTTCCCACTCAAAGAGGTCTCATGCGAATCAGACCCCAATAACATCGACAAAGAGACGATGGCTCACCTCAAAGGACGAGTGGATCGAATCTCTGTAGGGGTTCAGAGCTTTGATGATGATATTTTAAAGCGCGTGGGTCGTTATGAGAAGTTTGGAGGCGGGGAGGAGACCCTCTCTAAGCTTCAAGCCCTCATGGGGGCGCTTCCCGTGGTCAACATAGATCTTATTTTTAATTTTCCCACCCAAGATGAGAAGATGTTGAGGCGTGATCTAGAGATCATCAAGCGACTCTCCCCCACGCAGGTGACGGCCTATCCGCTCATGTCTTCTCCCTCGGTCAAAAGTCTCATCAAGCGTTCCATTGGCGATATCTCACTGGATAAAGAGGCGACGCTTTATAGGGTGATTTTAGAGGAGCTTTTGGGAGAGTACAATCAAATTTCCTCTTGGGCTTTTTCCAAAAAGGGAGATGATATCATTGATGAGTATGTGGTGAATCATGATGAGTATGTGGGAATTGGATCGGGCTCGTTTAGCTTTCTTGATGGGGTCCTCTACACCAATACTTTTTCTCTCAAAGAGTATGCCACTCGCATTGAATCAGGAAAGATGGGGCTCTCTAGAGCGCGAAAATATGGGCGTTTGAGCCAGATGCAGTATCGCCTCATGGTGGGGCTCTTTGGGGGAGGGGTGCACAAAGAGAGCTTTAGCCGACAGTTTAAAATGCCTATAGAGGTGGGGCTTTTTAAGGAGCTTCTCTTTTTGCGATGCGCGGGAGCGATCAGAGAAAAAGAGGGAGTTTTGTATCCCACGCTCAAAGGAAAATATCTCTTTTTATCGATGATGAAGGAGTTCTACATCGGGATGGACACGGTGCGCGAGGAGTCTCGCGCTCGCCTAAGCTCAGAGGATATGTAA
- a CDS encoding AraC family transcriptional regulator, with protein MRQKVSSAAINFILGHLTRNQRLFPSSELSPEILDQLRDAKASVDIASYKNIFLRVVKITGNQNLGLYIGENIRPNALGILGYILENSPTISVALENLLRYHTLLSRSFFVQKSEGGRYVKISLSTTPPEKPPMDRYSNEVNLSAFVAILNDLTKETIRPEVVKFTHRRPENIEAYYPIFGQNLEFEAPNNLIYFSKEILGYPVCCPNIAMLEFFKMQADRILDEEEESYSIRVTRILSEMIHYKAPEVKDVAKRLEITPRTLQNRLKVEGTTFQELIISTKKQLACHYLKTKEINIQEVAERLGYSETSAFNRAFKQWTNFTPREFRKNRGS; from the coding sequence ATGAGGCAAAAGGTTAGCTCGGCCGCGATCAATTTCATCCTCGGTCACCTCACGAGAAATCAGCGCCTATTCCCCTCCTCCGAGCTCTCGCCTGAGATTCTAGACCAACTCAGAGATGCAAAGGCCTCGGTGGATATCGCCTCTTATAAGAACATTTTCTTGCGAGTGGTAAAAATCACGGGAAATCAAAATCTAGGTCTCTATATCGGGGAAAATATTCGCCCTAACGCCTTAGGGATTCTAGGCTACATCCTAGAGAACTCTCCCACGATTTCTGTGGCGCTAGAAAATCTCCTCCGCTACCACACCCTTCTTAGCCGATCTTTCTTTGTCCAGAAGAGCGAGGGGGGTCGCTATGTCAAGATCTCACTCTCCACCACGCCCCCTGAAAAGCCTCCCATGGATCGTTACTCCAACGAGGTCAATCTGAGCGCCTTTGTGGCGATTCTCAATGATCTCACCAAAGAGACGATTCGGCCTGAGGTGGTTAAATTCACCCACAGGCGCCCTGAAAATATCGAAGCCTACTATCCTATTTTTGGGCAAAATCTAGAGTTTGAAGCGCCTAATAATCTCATCTATTTTTCCAAAGAGATTCTAGGTTATCCCGTCTGCTGCCCCAATATAGCGATGTTGGAATTTTTCAAGATGCAAGCGGATCGAATCTTGGATGAAGAGGAGGAGAGTTATTCGATTCGGGTGACTAGAATCCTCTCTGAGATGATTCACTATAAAGCACCCGAAGTCAAAGATGTTGCCAAGCGTCTAGAGATCACACCTAGAACACTTCAAAACAGACTCAAGGTTGAGGGGACAACCTTTCAAGAGCTCATTATCTCGACCAAAAAACAGCTCGCCTGTCACTACCTCAAGACTAAAGAGATCAATATTCAAGAGGTGGCCGAGAGGCTAGGCTATTCTGAGACTAGCGCCTTCAATCGCGCTTTCAAGCAGTGGACCAACTTCACTCCTAGGGAGTTCCGCAAAAATCGCGGCTCCTAG
- the phsA gene encoding thiosulfate reductase PhsA, with the protein METTMTRRDFLKSAGAAGAAGLVWSQTIPGTLGALEKQEIKGSAKFVPSICEMCTSSCTIEARVEGDKGVFIRGNPKDKSRGGKVCARGGSGFNQLYDPQRLVKPIMRVGERGEGKWKEVSWDEAYTFIAKKLDEIKQKHGAHTVAFTARSGWNKTWFHHLAQAYGSPNIFGHESTCPLAYNMAGRDVFGGSMNRDFAKAKYIINMGHNVFEGIVISYVRQYMEAIENGAKVVTLEPRLSVMAQKASEWHAIKPGHDLPFVLGFMHTLIFENLYDKKFVQKYCTGFEELKASIEPCTPEKMALECDIPADTIKRLAREFAKAAPKAIFDFGHRVTFTPQELELRRAMMMVNALVGNIERDGGMYFGKNASFYNQFLGEEDPKAKGLKKPKTPAYPKVEVPRIDRIGEKDGEFFLANKGEGIVSLVPKATLNELPGVPCKIHGWFIVRNNPVMTQTNADTVIKALKSMDLVVCVDIQVSDTAWFADVVLPDTTYLERDEEFTAGGGKNPSFGIGRQKVVEPLGDAKPGWKIAKELSEKMGLGEYFPWKDIEDYRLQQVDGDLDLLAKLKKDGSASFGVPLMLQEKKSVAEFVKKFPGAASKVNEEGLIDFPKKIQLFSPKLEEVSGKGGLGYEPFKYKEEDELYFVQGKTPVRSNSHTGNVPWLNNLMEYDAIWIHPKTASKLGIKNGDAIELYNKFSSQKSKALITEGVREDTLFGYFGFGHVSKDLKRAYGKGVNSNALMPSFTSPNSGMDLHVFGVKVKKA; encoded by the coding sequence GTGGAAACAACTATGACACGTAGAGATTTCCTAAAAAGTGCCGGTGCTGCGGGCGCAGCGGGTCTAGTCTGGTCGCAGACGATTCCTGGAACGCTTGGAGCGCTGGAGAAACAAGAGATTAAAGGCTCGGCCAAATTCGTCCCCAGTATCTGTGAGATGTGTACAAGTTCCTGTACGATCGAAGCAAGAGTGGAAGGGGATAAAGGAGTCTTTATTCGAGGCAATCCAAAAGACAAAAGCCGTGGCGGTAAAGTGTGCGCGCGTGGCGGCTCAGGCTTTAATCAACTCTACGATCCCCAAAGGCTAGTGAAGCCCATCATGAGAGTGGGTGAGCGAGGCGAAGGGAAGTGGAAAGAGGTGAGCTGGGATGAGGCTTACACCTTTATCGCCAAGAAGCTTGATGAGATCAAGCAAAAGCATGGCGCTCATACGGTGGCTTTCACCGCCAGAAGCGGTTGGAACAAGACTTGGTTCCATCATCTTGCTCAAGCCTATGGCTCACCTAATATTTTCGGACACGAATCAACCTGTCCCCTCGCCTACAATATGGCGGGACGAGATGTGTTTGGTGGCAGCATGAACCGAGATTTTGCGAAGGCAAAATATATCATCAACATGGGTCACAATGTCTTTGAAGGAATCGTCATCTCCTACGTGAGACAATACATGGAGGCGATTGAAAATGGCGCCAAAGTGGTCACACTAGAGCCTAGACTCTCTGTCATGGCACAAAAAGCGAGCGAATGGCACGCGATCAAGCCAGGGCATGACCTTCCCTTTGTTCTTGGCTTCATGCACACGCTCATTTTTGAGAATCTCTATGACAAGAAATTTGTTCAAAAGTATTGCACAGGCTTTGAGGAGCTTAAAGCCTCTATCGAGCCTTGCACACCAGAGAAGATGGCGCTAGAGTGCGATATTCCCGCTGATACCATCAAGCGACTCGCAAGAGAGTTTGCCAAAGCAGCTCCCAAGGCGATTTTTGACTTTGGTCACCGTGTCACCTTCACTCCCCAAGAGTTGGAGCTCAGACGAGCGATGATGATGGTCAATGCGCTAGTGGGTAATATCGAGAGAGATGGGGGAATGTATTTTGGCAAAAATGCAAGCTTCTACAACCAATTCCTAGGTGAAGAAGACCCCAAAGCCAAAGGACTTAAAAAACCTAAAACTCCAGCCTACCCCAAGGTTGAAGTGCCTCGAATCGATCGCATCGGCGAAAAAGATGGAGAGTTCTTCTTGGCTAATAAGGGTGAGGGAATCGTGAGTCTTGTGCCAAAAGCCACGCTCAATGAGCTTCCTGGGGTTCCCTGTAAAATTCATGGCTGGTTTATCGTCAGAAACAACCCTGTCATGACTCAAACCAACGCAGACACCGTCATTAAGGCGCTCAAATCGATGGATTTAGTGGTGTGCGTCGATATTCAGGTCTCTGATACGGCTTGGTTTGCGGACGTGGTGCTTCCTGATACGACCTATCTTGAGAGAGATGAGGAGTTCACCGCAGGTGGAGGCAAGAATCCTAGCTTTGGAATCGGGCGCCAAAAAGTGGTCGAGCCCCTAGGAGATGCAAAGCCTGGATGGAAGATTGCCAAAGAGCTGTCTGAGAAGATGGGTCTGGGTGAATATTTCCCATGGAAAGATATCGAGGATTATCGACTGCAGCAAGTTGATGGCGACCTTGATCTTTTGGCCAAACTCAAAAAAGATGGAAGCGCTAGCTTTGGCGTGCCCCTCATGCTTCAAGAGAAGAAGAGTGTGGCAGAGTTTGTCAAGAAATTCCCTGGCGCTGCTTCCAAGGTCAACGAAGAGGGTTTGATTGACTTCCCTAAAAAGATTCAGCTCTTTAGTCCCAAACTAGAAGAGGTTTCAGGGAAGGGAGGGCTTGGCTATGAGCCTTTCAAATACAAAGAGGAAGATGAGCTCTACTTTGTTCAAGGGAAAACCCCCGTGCGAAGTAACTCTCACACAGGTAATGTGCCTTGGCTCAACAACCTCATGGAGTATGACGCGATCTGGATCCACCCCAAAACCGCAAGCAAGCTGGGAATTAAAAACGGGGATGCGATTGAGCTTTATAACAAATTCAGCTCGCAAAAGTCCAAAGCGCTCATCACCGAAGGGGTGCGCGAGGATACACTCTTTGGATATTTTGGCTTTGGTCATGTCAGCAAAGACCTAAAGAGGGCTTATGGCAAGGGAGTCAACTCCAATGCTCTAATGCCCAGCTTCACTTCGCCTAACTCAGGGATGGATCTCCATGTCTTTGGCGTCAAAGTGAAGAAAGCGTAA